In Thermanaerovibrio velox DSM 12556, the genomic stretch TACATACTCCACGGTTACCTCAACGTGCCCAAGATACTGGAGATAACCCTTAACGACGGGGTGGACCCCCTGACGGGCAAGAGGATAGGGATCCCCACCGGCGGGCCTTCGGCCTTCGAAAGCTTTGAGGACCTTTACCGGGCCTTTGAGAGGCAGCTTCAGTACGTGGTGGACGTGAAGATCCGGGTGGACAACTACCTTTCCGCCATGTTCGCCCAGTACGCCCCCGCTCCCTTCCTCTCGGTGCTGATAGAGGGGTGCATAGAGAGCGGCAGGGACTATTACGACGGGGGTCCCAAGTACAACACGGACTACATCCAGTGCTGTGGCATAGGGACCGTGACGGACAGCCTGTCGTCCATAAAGAAGCACGTGTTCGAGGACCGGCGCTACACGTTGGATGAGATGGTCTCCGCCTGCAACAGCAACTGGATGGGTTACGAGGAGATGCGCCAGTACGTGTGGAACCGAACGCTGTTCTTCGGCAACGATGACGATTACGCGGACGACATAATGAGGCGGGTCTTCGAGTCCCTGGTGGGGGCCATAGAGGGGAAGAGGTCCCCCAAGGGGCCCACCTATCACATAAACATGCTGTCCACCACGTGCCACGTCTACTTTGGTAAGAAGCTTGGGGCAACGCCTAACGGTCGTTTTGCCCACATGCCCGAGTCGGACGGCACCTCCCCGTCCCACGGGGCGGACAGGAACGGCCCAACGGCGGTGATAAAGTCCCTGTCCAAGATGGACCAGGTGAAGTCCGGGGGAACCCTTCTCAACCAGCGGTTCCTGCCGTCGGTGCTGGCGGGAGAGGAGGGGCTGGATAAGCTTTGCCGACTCATAAGGACCTACTTCAGGCTTGGGGGGCATCACATACAGTTCAACGTGGTGGACTCCGAAACCCTCAGGGATGCCCAGCGGAACCCGGAGAACTACCGGGGGCTTCTCGTCAGGGTGGCGGGGTACAGCGATTACTTCGTGGACCTGGACCGGTACCACCAGGAGGAGATAATAGCCAGGACCGCCCAGGAGGAGATCTGATACCCCCTCCTTTAGAAGTAGACGGAGCGGTTGTGAAAGTGATAATTTTCTTGGGGGAGCCCGGGGCTCCCCCTTTTCTCGAATATGTGCTATCTTGTAGTGGTTCGCTGGTAAGGGACAAATTCTCGTTTTACCGACTTTTTATGCCAGTTTTGCGGTTTTTAGACTTGCAAATGCAGCATGAATCGACGGTTTAGCGACTTGTCTCGGGCGGTACTGTTTTTCGTGAGTTTGTTATAATGATCCCAATGGGGCAGGATGCGAAGGCGGGCAGAAGATTAATGGACAATAGACCCCCTGTCCCCGGCCCCTTGGGACGGAGGAAATCAAGGAGGTAGGATAGGATGCGACCGAAGGTTACGCTGGATGGCAACGAAGCGGCGGCCTACGTGGCCCACGCGACGAGCGAGGTCATAGCCATCTATCCCATCACCCCGTCGTCTAACATGGGGGAGTGGGCGGATCAGTGGAGCGCCGAGGGCAGGCCCAACATATGGGGCGCGGTTCCTACGGTGGTGGAGATGCAGAGCGAGGCTGGCGCCAGCGGGACCTACCACGGGGCCCTTCAGGCGGGAGCTTTGGGCACCACCTTCACCGCCTCTCAGGGGCTTCTCCTGATGATCCCCAACATGTACAAGATAGCCGGTGAGCTCACCAGCACTGTTATGCACGTGTCCGCCAGGTCCGTGGCGACTCACGCGCTCTCCATCTTCGGTGATCACTCGGACGTCATGGCCGCTAGGTCCACCGGTTGGGCCCTCTTGTGCTCCGGCTCCGTCCAGGAGGTTATGGACCTTGCGCTCATAGCCCAGGCGGCCACGTTGGAGGGGCGCATTCCCATCCTCCACTTCTTCGACGGCTTCAGGACCAGCCATGAGGTGGCCAAGGTGGAGCAGGTCACCTACGATGACATGAGGGCCATGGTGGACGATGACCTTGTGCGGGCCCACCGGGAGCGGGCTCTTAACCCCGATGACCCCATAATCCGCGGGACCGCCCAGAACCCCGACACCTTCTTCCAGTCCATGGAGTCCAGGAACCCCTACTACATGGCCATGCCCGACACGGTGCAGCGGGCGATGGACAAGTTCGCCAAGATAGTGGGGCGCCAGTACCGGCTGTTCGACTACGTGGGTGCCAAGGACGCGGAGAAGGTAATAATAATGATGGGATCCGGCGCCGAGGTGGCCCACGAGTGCGTGGACTACCTGGTTGAGCGGGGCGAGAAGGTGGGGCTCATCAAGGTCCGGCTTTTCAGGCCCTTCAGCGTGGAGCACCTCCTGCGGGCCCTTCCCGCCACCGTGAGGTCCGTGGCGGTGCTTGACCGCTGCAAGGAGCCCGGCGCCGGCGGCGAGCCCCTGTACAAGGACGTGGTGGAGGCCCTCGCCAACCGGCCGGAGATAATGGTGGTGGGCGGCCGTTACGGGCTGTCCTCCAAGGACTTCACCCCCGCCATGGTGAAGGGGGTCTTCGACGAGCTGGATCGTCTGGAGCCCCGGAACGGCTTCACCGTGGGCATAGAGGACGACGTGACCTACCTCTCCATCGACTACGATCCCTCCTTCGTCACCGAGGATCCCAAGACCGTCAGGTGCCTGTTCTACGGCCTTGGCTCCGACGGGACCGTGGGGGCCAACAAGAACTCCATAAAGATCATAGGCGAGGAGACCGACTACAACGCCCAGGGCTACTTCGTCTACGACTCCAAGAAGTCCGGCGGCCTTACCATAAGCCATCTCCGGTTTGGACCCAAGCCCATCAGGGGCTCCTACCTGGTGGGCAGCGCCAACTTCGTGGCGTGTCATCAGTTCTCCTTCATAGAGCGGCTTAACGTGCTGAAGAGGGCCGCCAAGGGTGGGGTGTTCCTGCTCAACAGCCCCTACGGGCCCGATGAGGTCTGGGACCACCTGCCCAAGACCATTCAGAGGGAGATCATAGAGAAGCAGCTCAAGTTCTACGTGATAGATGCGGTTTCCATCGCCAAGGAGACCGGCATGGGAGGCCGCATCAACACCATCATGCAGACCTGCTTCTTCGCCATAAGCGGGGTGCTCCCCAAGGACGAGGCCATAGAGCAGATAAAGAAGTCCATCAAGAAGACCTACGGCAAGAAGGGCGACGCGGTGGTACAGAAGAACATCGAGGCGGTGGATGCCACCCTTGCCCACCTGCACGAGGTGAAGGTGCCCGACAAGGTTACCAGCACCTTCGACCTTAAGCCCCCCATGTCCGAGTGGGCCCCCTGCTTCGTGAAGGAGGTCCTGGGGCCCATGCTCATAGACGAGGCGGACTCGGTCCCCGTTTCCGCCCTGCCCCCCGACGGGACCTACCCCACCGGCACTTCTCAGTACGAGAAGCGCAACATAGCCATAGACATTCCCGTGTGGGACCCCGAGGTGTGCGTCCAGTGCGGCAAGTGCTCCCTGGCGTGCCCCCACGCGGCCATAAGGGCCAAGGTGTACGATCCCAAGTTCCTGGAGGGGGCCCCTAAGACCTTCAAGTCCGCGGACGCCAAGTGGAAGGACTTCCAGGGCATGAAGTACACCGTGCAGGTGGCGCCGGAGGACTGCATAGGCTGCGGGCTTTGCGTACAGAACTGCCCCGCCAAGAACAAGGCCAACCCGGAGTGGAAGGCCATAAACATGGAGTTCAAGCTGCCCTTGAGGGACCAGGAGGCGGAGAACTGGGACTACTTCCTGGCCCTTCCGGACGTGGACAGGAGCAAGCTGAACAAGTCCACCGTTAAGGACATCCAGCTCCTGCGCCCCCTCTTCGAGTTCTCCGGGGCCTGCGGCGGCTGCGGCGAGACCCCGTACCTGAAGCTGGCCTCCGCCCTCTTCGGAGACAGGATGATGGTGGCCAACGCCACGGGCTGCTCCTCCATATACTGTGGCAACCTGCCCACCACCCCCTGGACCTACAACGACCTTGGCAGGGGCCCCACATGGAACAACTCCCTCTTCGAGGACTGCGCCGAGTTCGGCCTTGGGTTCCGGCTCGCGTTGGACCAGAAGGCGGACTATGCGAAGATCCTCCTCAAGAGGCTTGCTCCCCAGATAGGGGATGAGCTGGTCACCGCCATATTGGAGGCCCGGCAGGTCACCGAGGAGGAGATAGAGGCCCAGCGGGAGCGGGTGGCCATACTGGAGGACAAGCTCTGTGAGATAGGGACCCCCGAGGCGGTGGAGCTGCTGTCCGTGGCCTACGCGCTGGTGAAGAAGAGCGTGTGGATCGTGGGCGGCGACGGCTGGGCCTACGACATCGGCTACGGCGGGTTGGACCACGTGATATCCATGAACAAGAACGTGAACATCCTGGTGCTTGACACGGAGGTCTACTCCAACACCGGAGGCCAGATGTCCAAGTCCACCCCGAGGGGTGCGGTGGCTAAGTTCGCCGCCGGGGGCAAGAGGACCGGCAAGAAGGACCTGGCTCTCATGGCCATGACCTACGGCCACGTGTACGTGGCTAGGGTGGCCATGGGGGCTAACGACAGCCAGTGCGTGAAGGCCTTCCTGGAGGCGGAGGCTTACGACGGTCCGTCTCTAATCATCGCCTACAGCCACTGCATCAACCACGGCTTCGACCTGAGGTACGGGTTCGAGCAGCAGAAGCGGGCGGTGGAGTCCGGGCACTGGATCTTGATGCGCTACAACCCGGAGCTTGCCAAGGAGGGGAAGAACCCCCTAATATTGGACAGCAAGGAGCCCACCCTGCCGCTCAAGGACTACGTGTACAACGAGACCCGCTACAACTCGCTCAAGAAGATGCACCCCGAGGTGGCGGAGGCCCTATTGGCGGAGGAGGAGAAGGAGCTTCGCCAGCGCTGGCGCCTCTACAAACACCTGGCGGAGATGCCCGTGGAGGGCTAGGTTTTAAAGGCCCTGATGGCATGCCGGGCGGGGGGGAGGTTCCCCCCCGCCCTTTTTAAATTTGCGGAAAGTTCGCAAAAGAAGGCGGCGAAAGATCCTTAACCACCCTGGAGGTGTTTTAAGTTGTCCGAGGAGAAGATGATCAACGGCAACGGTCAGAGGCGTGCCTACGTTAAGGTGGCGGAGGCCCCCCGGGAGGAGAGAAGGGATTTGGCGATGAGGAACCCCTTTGACGTCCCCAAAAGGACCATCGGCATAACCGAGACCGCTTTTAGGGACGCCCACCAGTCCATAATGGCCACCCGTCTTAGGACCGAGGATATGATCCCCATAGCGGAGGTCATGGACCAGGTGGGGTACCACTCCATGGAGGTTTGGGGAGGGGCCACCTTTGACGCCTGCATGAGGTTCCTGGACGAGGACCCATGGGAGAGGCTCCGGGAGATCCGCCGCCGGATGCCCAACACCAAGCTCCAGATGCTCCTTAGGGGTCAGAACCTGGTGGGCTACAGGCACTACGCGGACGACGTGGTGCGGGAGTTTGTAAAGCGCGCCATAGGCAACGGCATAGACATCATAAGGGTATTCGACGCTCTGAACGACTTGAGGAACATGGAGGTGGCGGCGGACCAGGTGAAGCGAGAGGGAGCGCATCTTCAGATGGCCATCTCCTACACCATATCCCCGGTCCACACCCTGGAGGCCTTCGTCAAGCAGGCGGAGGACATGGTGTCCATGGGGGCGGACTCCATATGCATCAAGGACATGGCGGGGCTTTTGTCCCCCACCGAGGCGGGGCGGCTCGTGCACGCCATAAAGTCCCGGATAGGCAAGGTGCCACTGCAGGTTCACAGCCACTACACCAGCGGTTTTGCCGCCATGACGTACCTTGCCTCCATAATGGCCGGGGCGGACGTGGTGGACTGTGCCATATCCCCCTTCTCCATGGGCACCAGCCAGCCCGCCACGGAGACCATGGTGGCGGCCCTTGCGGGAGGACCCTATGACACGGGCCTTTCCCTGGAGAAGCTGCTTCCCGTGGCGGAGCACTTCTCAAAGCTTAGGGAGAAGTACTCCAAGCTCATAATGGGAGTTCAAGGGGTGGACATAAACATCCTCATCTACCAGGTCCCGGGGGGGATGTACTCCAACCTGCAGAGCCAGCTCAAGGAACAGGGGGCCCTTCACAAGCTCAAGGAGGTCCTTGAAGAGGTTCCCAGGGTGAGGAAGGAGATGGGGTATCCTCCCCTGGTGACGCCTACCAGCCAGATAGTGGGAAGTCAGGCGGCGGCCAACGTGCTTGTGGGGGAGAGGTGGAAGGTGGTTCCCAAGGAGGTGCGTCAGGTGTTCCAGGGCTACTACGGCAGGACTCCCGCCCCGGTTGACCCGGAGATACTGAAGAAGGTTCTGGGAGACGAGGAACCCATAACCTGCCGCCCAGGGGAGCTCCTGGAACCGGAGCTTGATAAGGCCAGGAAAGAGGTGGAGCCCTGGATACTTCAACCGGAGGACGTGTTGTCCTACGTTCTTTTCCCCCAGGTGGCCAAGGACTTCCTGCCCCGCAAGTACGCCCGGGTCACCCTGAGGGACGTGGGGCTCGGGGAGCTCAAGGAGGAAGCGGCCTACCCGGTTTAATGGAGCAGCTTGATGGAGCAGCGGGACCCATAGGCGGATACCTTAGGTCCCGCTCTTTGTGTTTTTGGTGTATAATCTAAAGGGATTTTTTCTAGCAAGTGGGGATTCCAGGTTTTCAGATGGGGGAGGAGGGATGGACTTTGAAGAGGAGCATGATCTATCGCATGATGTTGCCCTTGTTGGCGGTTTTTTCCCTCTTTGCACTTTC encodes the following:
- a CDS encoding pyruvate carboxylase subunit B, with translation MRNPFDVPKRTIGITETAFRDAHQSIMATRLRTEDMIPIAEVMDQVGYHSMEVWGGATFDACMRFLDEDPWERLREIRRRMPNTKLQMLLRGQNLVGYRHYADDVVREFVKRAIGNGIDIIRVFDALNDLRNMEVAADQVKREGAHLQMAISYTISPVHTLEAFVKQAEDMVSMGADSICIKDMAGLLSPTEAGRLVHAIKSRIGKVPLQVHSHYTSGFAAMTYLASIMAGADVVDCAISPFSMGTSQPATETMVAALAGGPYDTGLSLEKLLPVAEHFSKLREKYSKLIMGVQGVDINILIYQVPGGMYSNLQSQLKEQGALHKLKEVLEEVPRVRKEMGYPPLVTPTSQIVGSQAAANVLVGERWKVVPKEVRQVFQGYYGRTPAPVDPEILKKVLGDEEPITCRPGELLEPELDKARKEVEPWILQPEDVLSYVLFPQVAKDFLPRKYARVTLRDVGLGELKEEAAYPV
- the nifJ gene encoding pyruvate:ferredoxin (flavodoxin) oxidoreductase, with product MRPKVTLDGNEAAAYVAHATSEVIAIYPITPSSNMGEWADQWSAEGRPNIWGAVPTVVEMQSEAGASGTYHGALQAGALGTTFTASQGLLLMIPNMYKIAGELTSTVMHVSARSVATHALSIFGDHSDVMAARSTGWALLCSGSVQEVMDLALIAQAATLEGRIPILHFFDGFRTSHEVAKVEQVTYDDMRAMVDDDLVRAHRERALNPDDPIIRGTAQNPDTFFQSMESRNPYYMAMPDTVQRAMDKFAKIVGRQYRLFDYVGAKDAEKVIIMMGSGAEVAHECVDYLVERGEKVGLIKVRLFRPFSVEHLLRALPATVRSVAVLDRCKEPGAGGEPLYKDVVEALANRPEIMVVGGRYGLSSKDFTPAMVKGVFDELDRLEPRNGFTVGIEDDVTYLSIDYDPSFVTEDPKTVRCLFYGLGSDGTVGANKNSIKIIGEETDYNAQGYFVYDSKKSGGLTISHLRFGPKPIRGSYLVGSANFVACHQFSFIERLNVLKRAAKGGVFLLNSPYGPDEVWDHLPKTIQREIIEKQLKFYVIDAVSIAKETGMGGRINTIMQTCFFAISGVLPKDEAIEQIKKSIKKTYGKKGDAVVQKNIEAVDATLAHLHEVKVPDKVTSTFDLKPPMSEWAPCFVKEVLGPMLIDEADSVPVSALPPDGTYPTGTSQYEKRNIAIDIPVWDPEVCVQCGKCSLACPHAAIRAKVYDPKFLEGAPKTFKSADAKWKDFQGMKYTVQVAPEDCIGCGLCVQNCPAKNKANPEWKAINMEFKLPLRDQEAENWDYFLALPDVDRSKLNKSTVKDIQLLRPLFEFSGACGGCGETPYLKLASALFGDRMMVANATGCSSIYCGNLPTTPWTYNDLGRGPTWNNSLFEDCAEFGLGFRLALDQKADYAKILLKRLAPQIGDELVTAILEARQVTEEEIEAQRERVAILEDKLCEIGTPEAVELLSVAYALVKKSVWIVGGDGWAYDIGYGGLDHVISMNKNVNILVLDTEVYSNTGGQMSKSTPRGAVAKFAAGGKRTGKKDLALMAMTYGHVYVARVAMGANDSQCVKAFLEAEAYDGPSLIIAYSHCINHGFDLRYGFEQQKRAVESGHWILMRYNPELAKEGKNPLILDSKEPTLPLKDYVYNETRYNSLKKMHPEVAEALLAEEEKELRQRWRLYKHLAEMPVEG